The following coding sequences lie in one Lepeophtheirus salmonis chromosome 11, UVic_Lsal_1.4, whole genome shotgun sequence genomic window:
- the LOC121125918 gene encoding lymphoid-specific helicase → MGLRSRSKRLRLDVKENLKVDASSSVPSEDDSPPQKTRVHIRPLKPRRIVERDNGEESEDETLPKLDVDDEWIQIEEEAKTQNEKRFKKETEGMISEQNISEEERFDKLMDLLGKSKFYADHLKNKLREDNSKKLKEEMLKNRKSTVLQSLNNSKKRKFVDEDTAPKKHRLFEGKEIPDDQPLLVKGGIMRDYQIKGFQWMCSLWENGINGILADEMGLGKTIQTISLFAHLIEMGVEGPFLVVAPLSTLGNWVNEFKRFTPDIPVVLFHGNLEKRKELFRRLKDVAHVTGIRGGIKSVFVTSYEIILNSRKLFKNMNWKYIVVDEGHRLKNFKCRLIKELKMYHTANKLLLTGTPLQNNMAELWSLLNFLMPEIFNDLNMFQSWFSVEKIQANENDSISMSERETKVLTTLHQILSPFLLRRIKSDIELKIPPKKEVLVYCPMTAYQTNLYKATINKTLKTLLEDSETSDSSSKEDLIRSNRRPKKMYYSELNDASIDDTINRRNEAMVWKNGIDVSTGCQRNAPRNAVLNFSNKNITMDLRKITNHPYLIEYPLSEDGNFYRSDKDMIDACGKLKVLDQLLNELIVKRNHKVLIFSQMTKMLDILEDYLQLQGFSHVRLDGSMKLEERQENIHNFSSSSDLNIFLLSTRAGGLGINLTAADTVIIYDSDWNPQQDLQAQDRCHRIGQTRPVMIYRLVTANTIDERIVQIASSKRRLEKMVIHEKEFKSVEYDTNLFNLTRKDLVGLLRHCDHSGIVDRKDGAIFTPEELGVLMNRSNMYSTSTTSSLKNGHAFKLVDSSTSETLLSSICSKENSQ, encoded by the exons atGGGTCTTCGGTCCAGGTCTAAAAGGCTCCGTTTGGATGTAAAGGAGAATCTAAAGGTTGATGCAAGCTCTTCAGTACCAAGTGAGGATGATTCTCCACCCCAAAAGACAAGAGTCCATATAAGGCCGCTTAAACCACGACGGATCGTTGAAAGAGACAATGGAGAAGAGAGCGAGGATGAGACTCTCCCTAAGTTAGACGTTGATGATGAGTGGATTCAAATTGAGGAGGAGGCAAAGACTCAGAATGAGAAGAGGTTTAAGAAGGAAACGGAGGGGATGATTTCTGAACAGAATATCTCGGAAGAGGAGAGATTTGATAAGCTGATGGATCTTTTGGGCAAATCGAAGTTCTATGCAGATCATCTCAAAAACAAACTTAGGGAAGATAATTCTAAGAAGCTCAAAGAAGAAATGCTTAAAAATAGGAAGAGCACTGTTCTTCAG agtCTGAACAACTCCAAAAAACGAAAGTTTGTCGACGAAGACACTGCGCCGAAGAAACATAGATTATTTGAGGGCAAAGAAATCCCAGACGATCAACCTCTTTTGGTGAAAGGTGGAATTATGAGAGACTATCAAATCAAAGGATTTCAATGGATGTGTTCTCTTTGGGAAAATGGTATTAATGGAATTCTTGCTGATGAAATGGGTCTTGGAAAAACTATTCAAACCATTTCATTATTCGCTCATCTCATAGAAATGGGTGTTGAAGGTCCATTCCTCGTTGTAGCTCCTTTATCAACACTCGGAAACTGGGTAAATGAGTTTAAGAGATTTACTCCAGACATCCCTGTAGTACTGTTTCACGGAAATTTGGAGAAACGCAAGGAACTATTTAGGAGATTGAAGGATGTTGCTCATGTAACAGGAATCCGTGGGGGAATCAAATCCGTATTTGTTACGTCTTATGAAATTATCTTGAATAGTCGGAAATTGTTCAAGAATATGAATTGGAAATATATTGTCGTAGACGAGGGTCATCgactcaaaaattttaagtgtAGACTAATTAAGgagctaaaaatgtatcataCTGCTAATAAGCTTCTTTTGACGGGGACTCCTCTTCAAAATAACATGGCTGAACTTTGGTCTCTACTCAACTTCCTCATGCCTGAAATATTCAATGATCTCAATATGTTTCAGTCCTGGTTTAGTGTAGAGAAAATCCAAGCGAATGAGAATGACTCAATTAGTATGAGTGAACGAGAAACTAAAGTGCTTACAACATTACATCAAATTCTATCGCCCTTTTTGCTTCGTCGGATTAAATCggatattgaattaaaaatacctCCGAAGAAAGAAGTCTTGGTGTATTGCCCAATGACGGCATACCAAACGAATTTGTATAAAGCCACGATTAATAAAACCCTTAAAACTCTTCTCGAAGATTCTGAAACTTCAGACTCTAGTTCAAAGGAGGATTTAATTCGGAGCAATAGGAGGCCGAAAAAAATGTACTACTCCGAACTAAATGATGCATCTATTGACGATACCATTAATAGACGTAATGAAGCTATGGTATGGAAAAATGGGATCGACGTGAGTACTGGTTGCCAACGCAATGCTCCACGTAATGCAGTCTTGAATTTTAGTAACAAGAATATTACAATGGATTTACGGAAGATCACGAATCAtccatatttaattgaatatccTCTGAGTGAGGATGGAAATTTTTACCGATCCGATAAAGATATGATAGATGCATGTGGAAAGCTCAAGGTCTTGGATCAGCTTTTAAACGAGCTcattgtaaaaagaaatcataaaGTTCTTATTTTCTCTCAAATGACAAAAATGTTGGATATACTTGAAGATTATCTTCAACTCCAAGGATTTTCTCATGTTCGATTAGATGGGTCTATGAAGTTGGAGGAGCGACAGGAAAATATCCATAACTTTAGTTCCTCCTcggatttaaatatatttttgttatctaCGAGAGCTGGAGGTCTCGGAATCAATTTAACAGCAGCGGATACAGTTATAATATACGACTCTGATTGGAACCCTCAGCAGGATCTTCAAGCACAGGATCGATGTCACCGTATCGGACAAACCAGGCCTGTCATGATTTATCGACTAGTTACTGCAAATACCATCGATGAGCGTATTGTTCAAATTGCCTCTTCCAAACGAAGACTAGAAAAGATGGTCATTCACGAAAAAGAATTCAAGTCAGTTGAGTATGATACCAATTTATTCAATCTGACTAGAAAGGACCTCGTTGGACTCCTCCGACATTGTGATCATTCGGGGATTGTGGATCGAAAAGACGGAGCTATATTTACACCTGAGGAATTGGGTGTCCTTATGAATCGTTCTAATATGTATTCCACCTCTACTACTAGTAGTCTGAAAAATGGTCATGCATTTAAATTAGTCGATTCTTCTACGTCTGAGACCTTGCTTTCCTCTATATGCTCAAAAGAGAACTCTCAATAG